A genomic window from Serratia liquefaciens includes:
- the adhP gene encoding alcohol dehydrogenase AdhP translates to MKAAVVTKNHSVDIQDKQLRPLKYGEAALKMECCGVCHTDLHVKNGDFGEVPGITLGHEGIGVVTAVGEGVTSLKVGDRTSVAWFYQGCGHCEYCVNGNETLCRSVKNAGYSVDGGMAEECIVVADYAVKVPDGLDSFAASSITCAGVTTYKAVKISDIKPGQWIAIYGLGGLGNLALQYAKNVFNAKVIAIDVNQGQLDFAKEIGADLVINSKTENAEEIIQQKVGGAHAAVVTAVARSAFNSAVNAVRAGGKVVAVGLPPESMDLSIPRLVLDGIQVVGSLVGTREDLKEAFQFAAEGKVTPKVTKRPLGDINAIFEEMKSGTIRGRMVIDLSAS, encoded by the coding sequence ATGAAAGCAGCCGTAGTGACTAAAAACCACAGTGTCGATATTCAGGATAAACAGCTTCGCCCACTGAAATACGGTGAGGCGGCGCTGAAAATGGAGTGTTGCGGCGTTTGCCATACCGATCTTCACGTCAAAAATGGCGATTTTGGCGAAGTGCCCGGTATCACCCTGGGGCATGAAGGGATTGGGGTCGTCACCGCCGTAGGTGAAGGTGTCACCTCGTTGAAAGTCGGGGATCGTACCAGCGTCGCCTGGTTCTATCAGGGATGCGGCCATTGCGAATATTGCGTCAATGGTAACGAAACGCTGTGCCGCTCGGTGAAAAATGCCGGTTACAGCGTTGACGGCGGCATGGCGGAAGAGTGCATCGTAGTGGCGGATTATGCGGTCAAGGTGCCGGATGGCCTGGACTCCTTTGCAGCCAGCAGCATTACCTGTGCCGGCGTCACTACCTATAAGGCGGTGAAAATTTCCGACATCAAACCGGGACAGTGGATCGCGATTTACGGCCTGGGCGGTTTGGGGAATCTGGCATTGCAGTATGCCAAGAACGTGTTCAACGCCAAAGTGATCGCCATTGACGTCAATCAGGGCCAGTTGGATTTCGCCAAAGAAATTGGCGCCGATCTGGTCATCAACTCCAAAACTGAAAACGCCGAAGAAATCATTCAGCAAAAAGTCGGTGGCGCGCATGCTGCCGTGGTCACCGCAGTGGCGCGTTCAGCCTTTAATTCCGCGGTCAATGCGGTTCGCGCAGGGGGCAAAGTGGTCGCCGTGGGGCTACCGCCAGAAAGTATGGACCTGAGCATTCCGCGCCTGGTGCTAGACGGTATTCAGGTGGTGGGATCGCTGGTAGGGACCCGTGAAGACCTTAAAGAAGCTTTCCAGTTTGCCGCCGAAGGCAAAGTGACGCCGAAAGTGACCAAGCGTCCGTTGGGCGACATCAACGCGATCTTCGAAGAGATGAAGTCGGGCACTATTCGTGGCCGCATGGTTATCGATCTTTCCGCATCATAA
- a CDS encoding carbohydrate ABC transporter permease, with protein MGWGLLTWAVALLWILPILVAGWIAIHPVGEQGGFSLFAPLTTQNFINAWHAAPFGRYFLNTILLVLLIVVCQLILATMAAYALVRFRLKGAGILFALVLLQLMISPDVLILNNYQTIGSLGLRDTLLGIALPYFASAFAIFLLRQTFKSIPLVLEEAAIVEGASRFYILRRIYIPLAKPVYVAFALVSISFHWNDFLWPLVITDSVNVRPLTVGLQLFSAPEQGVQWALIGAATLMTSVPLLILFLVFQRQFVQSFMRAGIR; from the coding sequence ATGGGTTGGGGCTTGCTCACCTGGGCCGTTGCCCTGCTGTGGATCTTGCCGATCCTGGTGGCCGGCTGGATCGCCATTCACCCGGTAGGCGAACAGGGAGGCTTTTCACTCTTTGCCCCTTTGACCACGCAGAACTTTATCAATGCCTGGCATGCAGCGCCCTTTGGCCGCTATTTTCTTAATACCATTTTGCTGGTGCTGCTGATCGTGGTTTGCCAACTGATCCTGGCCACCATGGCAGCCTATGCGCTGGTGCGTTTCAGGCTTAAAGGGGCCGGCATTCTGTTTGCCCTGGTCTTGCTGCAGTTGATGATCAGCCCGGATGTCCTCATTCTGAACAATTATCAAACCATTGGCTCGCTGGGCTTGCGCGATACGCTATTGGGGATCGCCCTGCCTTACTTTGCTTCGGCGTTCGCTATTTTCCTGTTGCGACAAACCTTCAAAAGCATCCCACTGGTGCTGGAAGAAGCGGCGATTGTCGAAGGCGCCAGTCGGTTTTACATTCTGCGCCGCATCTATATTCCGCTGGCGAAACCGGTGTATGTCGCTTTTGCGCTGGTGTCGATAAGCTTCCACTGGAATGACTTTCTCTGGCCGCTGGTTATTACCGACTCGGTCAATGTACGACCACTGACCGTTGGGCTGCAGCTGTTCTCTGCGCCGGAGCAAGGCGTGCAATGGGCGCTGATCGGTGCGGCGACGCTGATGACGTCCGTGCCTTTGCTGATCTTGTTTCTGGTGTTTCAACGTCAGTTTGTTCAATCCTTTATGCGCGCCGGCATTCGCTAG
- a CDS encoding carbohydrate ABC transporter permease, translating to MTPSHSALYTARRHRFTLQLYGYLLVLPALIFLITFTHYPALATVWESVFSAAHNNRPAQFIGLDNYLALLDDETFILSLRNNLLYAAITIPLAVGLALLMALAVNRRLRGTAFVRAAFFIPSLLPMVAIANLWLFFYTPQVGLLNQLLALFSLPAVNWLGDPQSALYCLMAVSVWREAGFFMIFYLAALQQIDPKLAEAAEIEGASRGYFFRRIQWPLLMPTTLFILINASMNAFRIVDQVIAMTNGGPDNSTSLLLFYIYRTAFSYWDLPYASAMTVVLLVILASIALIKFNLLDKRAHYQ from the coding sequence ATGACCCCATCGCATTCTGCCTTGTACACCGCCCGCCGGCATCGTTTTACCTTGCAGCTTTATGGCTATTTGCTGGTGCTGCCGGCTTTGATTTTTCTGATTACCTTTACCCATTATCCGGCGTTGGCCACGGTATGGGAAAGCGTATTCAGCGCGGCGCACAACAACCGCCCGGCCCAGTTCATCGGGCTGGATAACTACCTCGCATTGCTGGATGACGAGACCTTTATTCTGTCGCTGCGCAATAACCTGCTGTATGCGGCCATCACCATTCCGCTGGCGGTGGGCTTGGCACTGCTGATGGCCCTGGCGGTCAACCGACGCCTGCGCGGTACCGCGTTCGTTCGTGCCGCCTTTTTTATTCCTTCATTGCTGCCGATGGTGGCGATCGCCAATCTGTGGTTGTTTTTCTATACCCCGCAGGTGGGGTTGTTGAATCAGCTATTGGCGCTGTTTTCGCTGCCTGCGGTTAACTGGCTGGGTGACCCGCAGTCTGCGCTTTATTGCCTGATGGCGGTATCGGTGTGGCGCGAGGCCGGTTTCTTCATGATTTTTTACCTGGCGGCACTGCAGCAAATTGATCCCAAACTTGCCGAAGCTGCCGAAATCGAAGGGGCATCACGCGGCTATTTTTTCCGCCGCATCCAATGGCCGCTGCTGATGCCCACCACGCTGTTTATTCTGATCAACGCTTCAATGAACGCCTTTCGCATTGTCGATCAGGTGATAGCCATGACCAACGGCGGCCCCGACAACAGCACCAGCCTGCTGCTGTTTTACATCTACAGGACGGCGTTCAGCTATTGGGACCTGCCCTATGCTTCGGCAATGACCGTGGTGCTGCTGGTCATTTTAGCCAGTATCGCGTTAATTAAATTCAATCTGCTGGATAAGCGAGCCCACTATCAATGA
- a CDS encoding succinylglutamate desuccinylase/aspartoacylase family protein, whose translation MKSKHHKLPEHALGGQRQFTSFHFGQPGKGEKIYLQAGLHADELPGMLVLHYLKRLLSQAERRGELQSEIILVPLANPPGLAQVLLNGGVGRFDLVSGRNFNRDFPDLARLLQNHDFSASQPLQPQVRAAMRTVLQAMTEGSEVTALRRQLLLLACDADVVLDLHCDDRAILHMYADPAWEHQAEVLARFMDIEAVLLSQDSGGGSFDEACGLPWLRLAQQHPALSQLKPGCMAVTLELRGQRDISHELASGDAERLYRYLQHRGAVAGPAPAIPQREVAMLPFAAGEIVHAPASGILLLLRQPGEWVEADEAVAEIIDPITDTVKAVRASAGGLIYACRQAPFVTLGAEVMKIAGKTLYPGGGGLAF comes from the coding sequence ATGAAAAGTAAACATCATAAGTTACCTGAACATGCCCTGGGGGGGCAGCGCCAATTCACCAGTTTTCATTTCGGCCAGCCGGGTAAAGGCGAAAAAATTTACCTGCAGGCCGGTCTGCATGCCGATGAACTGCCCGGCATGCTGGTGCTGCATTATCTTAAAAGATTACTCAGCCAGGCGGAACGGCGTGGTGAGCTGCAAAGCGAAATAATCCTGGTGCCGCTGGCCAACCCCCCGGGGCTGGCGCAGGTGCTGCTCAACGGTGGCGTGGGGCGCTTCGATCTGGTCAGCGGCCGCAACTTCAATCGCGATTTTCCCGATCTGGCGCGTCTGTTGCAAAACCACGATTTTAGCGCCTCGCAACCTCTTCAGCCGCAAGTCCGGGCCGCGATGCGTACCGTTTTGCAAGCCATGACCGAGGGCAGTGAAGTCACGGCACTGCGTCGCCAATTGCTGCTGTTGGCCTGTGATGCCGATGTGGTGCTGGATCTTCACTGTGACGATCGCGCCATCCTGCATATGTACGCCGATCCGGCTTGGGAACATCAGGCCGAAGTTCTGGCCCGTTTTATGGACATTGAGGCGGTACTGCTTTCGCAAGACAGCGGTGGCGGTTCATTTGATGAAGCCTGCGGTTTGCCCTGGCTTCGACTGGCGCAACAGCATCCTGCCCTAAGCCAGCTCAAACCGGGCTGCATGGCGGTTACGCTGGAGTTACGCGGACAACGGGATATCAGCCATGAATTGGCCAGCGGTGACGCAGAACGCCTGTACCGTTATTTACAGCACCGAGGCGCCGTTGCCGGACCCGCTCCGGCGATACCGCAACGCGAAGTGGCGATGCTGCCGTTTGCCGCCGGGGAGATTGTCCACGCCCCCGCCAGCGGCATTTTGCTGCTGTTGCGCCAGCCAGGAGAGTGGGTGGAGGCGGATGAAGCGGTGGCAGAAATCATCGACCCGATCACCGATACGGTAAAAGCGGTGCGAGCCAGCGCGGGCGGGCTGATTTATGCCTGCCGACAAGCGCCTTTTGTCACCCTGGGGGCCGAGGTGATGAAGATTGCCGGCAAGACCCTCTACCCGGGGGGCGGAGGCCTGGCGTTCTGA
- a CDS encoding Lrp/AsnC family transcriptional regulator yields MEKKARLDRIDKKILEILCRDGRISYQKLSEQVNLTARPCLERVRGLERDGIIRGYSAIIELPEPEHAFVIQAQIALADHGHSQPAFEQEMRNTPEVLDCWLVSGNFDFLVRIGCRSMENYRLLADSWLTSKKFRVDKIVTLTELQSIKRS; encoded by the coding sequence GTGGAAAAGAAAGCCCGGCTTGATCGCATCGACAAAAAAATCCTTGAAATACTGTGCCGGGATGGCCGCATTTCCTATCAAAAGCTGTCCGAGCAGGTCAACCTGACCGCGCGCCCCTGTCTGGAACGGGTTCGTGGGCTGGAGCGCGACGGCATTATCCGCGGCTACAGTGCCATCATCGAGCTGCCGGAGCCGGAGCATGCGTTCGTGATCCAGGCGCAGATCGCGCTGGCCGACCACGGTCATTCCCAACCGGCGTTTGAGCAGGAGATGCGTAATACCCCGGAAGTGCTGGATTGCTGGCTGGTCAGCGGCAACTTCGATTTTCTGGTGCGCATTGGCTGCCGCAGCATGGAAAACTACCGGTTGCTGGCCGACAGCTGGCTGACCAGCAAGAAATTCCGGGTGGATAAAATCGTCACCCTGACCGAACTGCAATCCATTAAGCGCTCCTGA
- a CDS encoding ABC transporter substrate-binding protein — protein sequence MSVSLRLFKLSAATLLLAGVSVSVLAADAVKLQMYYPIAVGGKISHTVEGLVADFEKLHPDISIQPVYTGDYATTVTKALTAFRGGNAPQIAVIGDIEAYSLIDAGAILPVSDLADDQAGKAWIDGFYPAFIRKIQNKVWGIPFQRSTVVLYWNKQAFQQAGLEGDTPPANWQQVVDFGQKLVVRSGNEVKQWGIEIPSTPIGYWTFQGIAATNGSHLDNGKGTAVTFNTPANVEALTWLTDLAQKYGVSPKGAITWSTTPQDFIDGKTAMMVTTTGNLTTVRENAKFPFGVAMLPEKTQRGSPTGGGNLYLFNGTSPAQQKAAVTFMQWLSAPEQAARWSIATGYVATSPAAWETATMKEYAAKVPQATVAREQLKYSQPELSTYNSVQIQELLNRAVEAAVTQSKTPSQALENAQKQADRLLQRYQ from the coding sequence ATGTCTGTCTCGCTCCGTTTATTTAAACTAAGCGCTGCCACCCTGCTGTTGGCCGGCGTTTCCGTTTCTGTCCTGGCGGCGGATGCCGTTAAGCTGCAAATGTACTATCCGATCGCCGTCGGCGGCAAAATCAGCCACACCGTTGAAGGGCTGGTCGCAGATTTTGAAAAGCTGCACCCGGACATCAGCATTCAGCCGGTCTATACCGGTGACTATGCCACCACGGTGACCAAAGCATTAACCGCCTTTCGCGGCGGAAATGCACCGCAAATCGCCGTCATCGGGGATATCGAAGCGTATTCTCTGATCGACGCCGGGGCTATCTTGCCGGTCAGCGATCTGGCTGACGATCAAGCCGGCAAGGCCTGGATCGACGGTTTCTACCCGGCGTTTATTCGCAAAATCCAGAATAAGGTGTGGGGGATCCCATTCCAGCGTTCTACCGTGGTGCTGTACTGGAATAAACAGGCGTTTCAGCAAGCCGGGTTGGAGGGTGATACGCCACCGGCCAACTGGCAGCAGGTGGTTGATTTTGGCCAGAAACTGGTGGTGCGCAGCGGCAACGAAGTTAAACAGTGGGGCATTGAGATCCCGTCCACCCCAATCGGCTACTGGACCTTCCAGGGCATTGCCGCCACCAACGGCAGCCATTTGGATAACGGCAAGGGAACGGCGGTGACCTTCAACACCCCGGCCAACGTTGAAGCCTTAACCTGGCTGACCGATCTGGCACAAAAATATGGCGTTTCGCCCAAAGGCGCCATTACCTGGAGCACCACGCCGCAGGACTTTATCGACGGTAAAACCGCCATGATGGTCACCACCACCGGCAACCTGACCACGGTACGCGAAAATGCCAAGTTCCCGTTCGGCGTCGCCATGCTGCCGGAGAAAACCCAGCGCGGCAGCCCGACCGGCGGCGGTAACCTGTATCTGTTTAACGGCACCAGCCCGGCGCAGCAAAAAGCCGCCGTGACCTTTATGCAATGGTTATCCGCACCGGAGCAAGCGGCCCGCTGGAGCATCGCCACCGGGTATGTTGCAACTTCACCGGCAGCCTGGGAAACCGCGACCATGAAAGAGTATGCCGCCAAGGTGCCACAGGCGACCGTAGCTCGCGAGCAGTTAAAATACTCGCAGCCGGAGCTGTCCACCTATAACAGTGTGCAAATTCAGGAATTGCTGAACCGCGCCGTGGAAGCCGCCGTGACGCAGAGTAAAACGCCGTCGCAGGCGCTGGAAAACGCGCAGAAACAGGCTGACCGTTTATTGCAACGCTACCAATAA
- a CDS encoding ABC transporter ATP-binding protein, whose translation MSYLSLSNITKTWGDKTALDNISFEVQEGDFVALLGPSGCGKSTLLRTLAGLESADSGTIAIQQRDVTALPPSQRKLSMVFQSYALFPHLSVRENLLFGLRARGEDKQHFASRLADISKLMELEPLLDRLPSQLSGGQQQRVALGRAVIAQNKLCLMDEPLSNLDAKLRQSMRREIRALQRKLGLTMLYVTHDQTEAMSMADKIILLNDGRIEQHDTPDNLYNNPASIFAAQFIGAPPMNILPLTRKGDGHHIGNAPLPVLSDRQETVLSLGIRAEEIGLCAPGSGNLTGQIISYEYMGADTLVVCHLPALQEPITVKTPGMQRFSEGSLVGLQWDERAQYLFSSSNGERCHHREHTFQTVTQQYAIQ comes from the coding sequence ATGAGCTATTTATCACTGAGCAACATCACGAAAACCTGGGGCGATAAAACCGCACTGGATAACATCAGTTTTGAAGTGCAGGAAGGCGATTTTGTCGCGCTACTGGGGCCATCCGGCTGTGGAAAATCTACCCTGCTGCGTACCCTGGCCGGCCTTGAGTCCGCCGACAGCGGTACGATTGCCATCCAGCAACGTGATGTGACCGCCCTGCCGCCTTCGCAGCGCAAACTCTCGATGGTTTTCCAGTCTTACGCGCTATTTCCCCACCTCAGCGTGCGGGAGAATTTGCTGTTTGGCCTGCGGGCCCGTGGAGAGGACAAACAGCACTTTGCCTCGCGCCTGGCGGACATCAGTAAGCTGATGGAGCTCGAACCCTTGCTGGATCGCCTGCCGTCCCAGCTTTCCGGTGGGCAACAACAGCGCGTGGCATTAGGGCGCGCGGTGATAGCCCAAAACAAACTGTGCCTGATGGATGAACCGTTATCCAATCTGGACGCCAAACTGCGTCAGAGCATGCGCCGTGAAATTCGCGCGCTGCAACGCAAGCTGGGGTTGACCATGCTGTATGTCACCCATGATCAAACCGAAGCCATGAGCATGGCGGACAAGATAATACTGCTCAACGATGGTCGAATTGAGCAGCACGATACGCCAGACAACCTTTATAACAATCCCGCCAGCATTTTTGCCGCACAGTTCATTGGCGCACCGCCGATGAATATCTTGCCTTTAACGCGCAAAGGCGATGGTCATCACATTGGCAACGCCCCTCTTCCGGTGCTGTCAGACCGCCAGGAGACGGTATTGAGCCTGGGCATTCGCGCCGAAGAGATCGGTCTGTGCGCGCCCGGCAGCGGCAATCTCACCGGCCAAATCATCAGCTACGAATATATGGGTGCCGATACGCTCGTCGTTTGCCATCTGCCTGCGCTGCAAGAACCGATCACGGTGAAAACGCCCGGAATGCAACGTTTTTCCGAAGGCAGCCTGGTCGGCCTGCAATGGGATGAGCGCGCACAGTACCTGTTTTCCTCCAGCAATGGTGAGCGTTGCCACCACAGGGAACACACTTTTCAAACCGTGACACAGCAATACGCAATTCAATAA
- a CDS encoding aldehyde dehydrogenase family protein, with product MKYVHPGLPGSLVSFKQRYGNYIGGKFVEPVSGNYFTDTSPMTGQTVAEFPRSDAKDIEQALDAAHAAAETWGKASVQERSNVLLAIADRMESKLELLALTESWDNGKPIRETLNADIPLAIDHFRYFAGCLRAQEGTAAEIDQNTVAYHIYEPLGVVGQIIPWNFPLLMAAWKLAPALAAGNCVVLKPAEQTPLSICVLLEMIGDLLPPGVLNVVHGFGKEAGEALATSKRIDKIAFTGSTPVGRHILACAAENIIPSTVELGGKSPNIFFEDIMQAEPEFIDKAVEGLILGFFNQGEVCTCPSRALIQESIYPQFMEKVLARITTIRQGDPFDTDTMIGAQASQQQFDKILSYIEIAKNEGGKIIAGGERASHEQTLQSGFYLQPTLITGNNSMRFFREEIFGPVIGVTTFKDEAEALALANDSEFGLGAGLWTRDVNRAYRMGRAIKAGRVWTNCYHLYPAHAAFGGYKNSGVGRETHKVALSHYQQVKNLLVSYDSKPLGLF from the coding sequence ATGAAATACGTTCATCCCGGTTTGCCAGGCTCGTTGGTCTCTTTCAAACAGCGCTACGGCAACTACATTGGCGGCAAATTTGTCGAACCCGTTTCAGGCAACTACTTCACCGACACCTCCCCGATGACAGGTCAGACTGTCGCCGAATTCCCGCGTTCCGACGCGAAAGATATCGAACAAGCGCTGGATGCGGCGCATGCTGCAGCCGAAACCTGGGGGAAAGCCAGCGTTCAGGAAAGGTCTAATGTGCTGCTGGCGATCGCCGATCGTATGGAGTCAAAGCTCGAATTGCTGGCACTGACCGAAAGCTGGGACAACGGCAAACCGATCCGTGAAACGCTGAACGCGGACATTCCGCTGGCGATCGACCACTTCCGCTATTTCGCCGGCTGTTTGCGTGCGCAGGAAGGCACCGCCGCAGAGATCGATCAAAACACCGTGGCCTACCATATTTATGAACCGCTTGGCGTGGTTGGGCAGATTATTCCCTGGAACTTCCCGCTGCTGATGGCCGCCTGGAAACTGGCCCCGGCGCTGGCCGCCGGCAACTGCGTGGTGCTTAAACCGGCGGAGCAAACCCCGCTCAGCATCTGCGTGCTGCTGGAAATGATAGGTGACTTGCTGCCGCCGGGCGTGCTCAATGTGGTTCACGGTTTCGGTAAAGAAGCCGGTGAGGCATTGGCAACCAGCAAGCGTATCGACAAAATTGCCTTTACCGGCTCAACCCCGGTAGGCCGCCATATTCTGGCCTGCGCGGCGGAAAATATCATTCCCAGCACCGTGGAGCTGGGCGGCAAATCGCCGAACATCTTCTTTGAAGACATCATGCAGGCGGAACCAGAATTCATCGACAAGGCGGTTGAGGGGCTCATTCTTGGCTTCTTCAACCAGGGTGAAGTCTGTACCTGCCCTTCGCGCGCCCTGATTCAGGAGTCGATTTACCCGCAATTTATGGAAAAAGTGCTGGCGCGCATCACTACCATTCGCCAGGGTGACCCCTTTGACACCGACACCATGATCGGTGCCCAGGCGTCTCAGCAGCAGTTCGACAAGATCCTGTCTTACATCGAGATCGCTAAAAACGAAGGCGGGAAAATCATTGCCGGCGGCGAGCGCGCCAGTCATGAGCAAACCTTGCAGAGCGGTTTTTATCTGCAACCCACCTTGATTACCGGCAATAACAGCATGCGTTTCTTCCGTGAAGAGATCTTCGGACCGGTGATCGGCGTGACCACTTTTAAAGACGAAGCCGAAGCCCTGGCATTGGCCAACGACAGTGAGTTCGGGCTGGGTGCCGGTTTGTGGACCCGCGACGTTAATCGCGCCTATCGCATGGGGCGCGCCATCAAGGCCGGCCGCGTGTGGACCAACTGTTATCACCTCTATCCGGCGCATGCTGCCTTCGGCGGTTACAAAAACTCCGGCGTCGGCCGCGAGACCCACAAGGTAGCGCTGTCGCATTACCAGCAGGTCAAAAACCTGTTGGTCAGTTACGACAGTAAACCGCTCGGGCTGTTTTGA
- a CDS encoding metallophosphoesterase, with amino-acid sequence MTSHLTAAQTLALGAVSTLYRAPQFTEQSGQPEKLRFGLIADPQYANADPNFEYNRYYRNSLRKLSQAITQLNDLPLAFVATLGDLVDRDWDSYADLLPVYQQLRHPHAVVMGNHDADVISCHLAAHSPALALPKHYYQFSLKGYRFIVIDGNDLSLYCNQANGDEYAQAQHLLARIRAEHQPQAQSWNGAVGDEQLRWLECSLADAQKQGEKVLVFGHYPLAPDNEHNLWNCDALVTLLCRYQVRAYFAGHYHLGDYVRMGNTDFITLKGMVDGDELLPFAVVELDGDSLSITGFGPEISRTLVR; translated from the coding sequence ATGACTTCACACCTCACAGCTGCACAAACCCTGGCCCTGGGGGCCGTCAGTACGCTTTATCGGGCGCCGCAATTTACTGAACAATCCGGGCAACCAGAGAAGCTGCGCTTTGGGCTGATAGCGGATCCTCAGTATGCCAACGCCGACCCCAACTTCGAATACAACCGTTACTACCGTAACAGCCTGCGCAAGTTGAGCCAGGCCATCACCCAGCTTAATGACTTACCGCTGGCCTTTGTCGCCACGCTGGGTGATTTGGTTGATCGGGACTGGGACAGCTACGCCGATTTGTTGCCGGTGTATCAGCAATTACGTCACCCGCATGCCGTGGTTATGGGTAACCATGATGCGGATGTCATTTCCTGCCATTTGGCGGCGCATTCTCCTGCGCTGGCGTTGCCGAAGCACTACTACCAGTTCAGCCTGAAGGGCTACCGTTTCATCGTGATCGACGGCAATGATCTCAGCCTGTATTGCAATCAGGCTAACGGCGACGAGTATGCCCAGGCCCAGCACCTGCTGGCCAGGATCCGCGCCGAGCATCAACCGCAGGCGCAAAGCTGGAACGGCGCCGTCGGCGATGAGCAACTTCGCTGGCTGGAGTGCAGCCTGGCGGACGCACAGAAACAGGGAGAAAAGGTGTTGGTATTCGGCCATTACCCGCTGGCGCCAGACAATGAACATAACCTGTGGAACTGCGACGCCCTGGTCACTCTGTTGTGCCGTTATCAGGTACGCGCCTATTTTGCCGGTCATTACCATTTGGGCGATTATGTGCGGATGGGGAATACCGACTTTATTACCCTGAAGGGCATGGTGGATGGCGATGAACTGCTGCCGTTCGCCGTGGTAGAACTGGATGGCGACAGCCTTTCGATTACCGGTTTCGGGCCAGAAATCAGTCGTACGTTAGTGCGATAG